The following coding sequences lie in one Eschrichtius robustus isolate mEscRob2 chromosome 10, mEscRob2.pri, whole genome shotgun sequence genomic window:
- the CHRNA2 gene encoding neuronal acetylcholine receptor subunit alpha-2 isoform X3, which yields MGPAHPALPSTTKLGLWWLFLIPAGGAKRPAPRTPGDPSLPSCPTASVQQASPTQAEDRLFQHLFRGYNRWARPVPNTSDVDEKNQMMTTKVWLKQEWNDYKLHWNPADFGNITSLRVPSEMIWIPDIVLYNNADGEFVVTHMTKAHLFSSGTVHWVPPAIYKSSCSIDVTFFPFDQQNCKMKFGSWSYDKAKIDLVQMEQTVDLKDYWESGEWAIVNATGTYNTKKYDCCAEIYPDVTYHFVIRRLPLFYTINLIIPCLLISCLTVLVFYLPSDCGEKITLCISVLLSLTVFLLLITEIIPSTSLVIPLISEYLLFTMIFVTLSIVITVFVLNVHHRSASTHNMPHWVRVVFLGCVSRWLLISRPLPPLELRDPPDQKLCPSYRWLETNVDAEEREEEEEGRWACAGHSSPFTGVPYSHGGRHPGASGPKAEAQLPEGGLLLSPRIQKALEGVRYIADHLRAEDADSSVKEDWRYVAMVIDRIFLWLFILVCFLGTVGLFLPPFLAGMI from the exons GGGGAGCCAAGCGCCCAGCACCACGGACTCCCGGagacccctctctcccctcctgtcCCACAGCATCCGTGCAACAGGCCTCCCCCACCCAAGCCGAGGACCGCCTCTTCCAACACCTCTTTAGGGGCTATAACCGCTGGGCGAGGCCGGTGCCCAACACCTCGGACGTG GATGAGAAGAACCAAATGATGACCACCAAAGTCTGGCTAAAGCAG GAGTGGAACGACTACAAGCTGCACTGGAACCCGGCCGATTTCGGCAACATCACATCCCTCCGGGTCCCTTCGGAAATGATCTGGATCCCCGACATCGTCCTCTACAACAA TGCAGATGGGGAGTTCGTGGTGACCCACATGACCAAGGCCCACCTCTTCTCCTCGGGCACCGTGCACTGGGTACCGCCCGCCATCTACAAGAGCTCCTGCAGCATTGACGTCACCTTCTTCCCCTTCGACCAGCAGAACTGCAAGATGAAGTTCGGCTCCTGGTCGTATGACAAGGCCAAGATCGACCTGGTGCAGATGGAGCAGACGGTAGACCTCAAGGACTACTGGGAGAGCGGCGAGTGGGCCATCGTCAACGCCACGGGCACCTACAACACCAAGAAGTACGACTGCTGCGCCGAGATCTACCCTGACGTCACCTACCACTTCGTCATCCGTCGCCTGCCGCTCTTCTACACCATCAACCTCATCATCCCCTGCCTGCTCATCTCCTGCCTCACGGTGCTCGTCTTCTACCTGCCCTCCGACTGCGGCGAGAAGATCACGCTCTGCATCTCCGTGCTGCTCTCGCTCACCGTCTTCCTGCTGCTCATCACCGAGATCATCCCGTCCACCTCGCTGgtcatcccgctcatcagcgagTACCTGCTCTTCACCATGATCTTCGTCACCCTCTCCATCGTCATCACCGTCTTCGTCCTCAACGTGCACCACCGCTCCGCCAGCACCCACAACATGCCCCACTGGGTGCGGGTGGTCTTTCTGGGCTGCGTGTCCCGGTGGCTTCTGATAAGCCGGCCCCTGCCCCCCTTGGAGCTCCGCGACCCCCCAGATCAGaagctctgcccctcctaccGCTGGCTGGAGACCAACGTGGATgcggaggagagggaggaggaggaggaaggcagatGGGCGTGTGCGGGTCATTCGTCCCCCTTCACAGGTGTCCCTTACAGCCATGGTGGTCGGCACCCAGGGGCCTCGGGTCCCAAGGCGGAGGCCCAGTTGCCGGAGGGTGGGCTCCTGCTGTCACCCCGCATACAGAAAGCACTGGAGGGCGTGCGCTATATTGCCGATCACCTGCGGGCCGAGGATGCTGACTCCTCA GTGAAGGAAGACTGGAGGTATGTGGCCATGGTCATCGACAGGATATTCCTCTGGTTGTTTATCCTCGTTTGCTTCCTGGGGACCGTCGGACTCTTTCTCCCTCCGTTCCTCGCTGGAATGATCTGA
- the CHRNA2 gene encoding neuronal acetylcholine receptor subunit alpha-2 isoform X2 yields the protein MGPAHPALPSTTKLGLWWLFLIPAGGAKRPAPRTPGDPSLPSCPTASVQQASPTQAEDRLFQHLFRGYNRWARPVPNTSDVVIVHFGLSIAQLIDVDEKNQMMTTKVWLKQEWNDYKLHWNPADFGNITSLRVPSEMIWIPDIVLYNNADGEFVVTHMTKAHLFSSGTVHWVPPAIYKSSCSIDVTFFPFDQQNCKMKFGSWSYDKAKIDLVQMEQTVDLKDYWESGEWAIVNATGTYNTKKYDCCAEIYPDVTYHFVIRRLPLFYTINLIIPCLLISCLTVLVFYLPSDCGEKITLCISVLLSLTVFLLLITEIIPSTSLVIPLISEYLLFTMIFVTLSIVITVFVLNVHHRSASTHNMPHWVRVVFLGCVSRWLLISRPLPPLELRDPPDQKLCPSYRWLETNVDAEEREEEEEGRWACAGHSSPFTGVPYSHGGRHPGASGPKAEAQLPEGGLLLSPRIQKALEGVRYIADHLRAEDADSSVKEDWRYVAMVIDRIFLWLFILVCFLGTVGLFLPPFLAGMI from the exons GGGGAGCCAAGCGCCCAGCACCACGGACTCCCGGagacccctctctcccctcctgtcCCACAGCATCCGTGCAACAGGCCTCCCCCACCCAAGCCGAGGACCGCCTCTTCCAACACCTCTTTAGGGGCTATAACCGCTGGGCGAGGCCGGTGCCCAACACCTCGGACGTGGTGATCGTGCACTTCGGGCTGTCCATCGCCCAGCTCATCGATGTG GATGAGAAGAACCAAATGATGACCACCAAAGTCTGGCTAAAGCAG GAGTGGAACGACTACAAGCTGCACTGGAACCCGGCCGATTTCGGCAACATCACATCCCTCCGGGTCCCTTCGGAAATGATCTGGATCCCCGACATCGTCCTCTACAACAA TGCAGATGGGGAGTTCGTGGTGACCCACATGACCAAGGCCCACCTCTTCTCCTCGGGCACCGTGCACTGGGTACCGCCCGCCATCTACAAGAGCTCCTGCAGCATTGACGTCACCTTCTTCCCCTTCGACCAGCAGAACTGCAAGATGAAGTTCGGCTCCTGGTCGTATGACAAGGCCAAGATCGACCTGGTGCAGATGGAGCAGACGGTAGACCTCAAGGACTACTGGGAGAGCGGCGAGTGGGCCATCGTCAACGCCACGGGCACCTACAACACCAAGAAGTACGACTGCTGCGCCGAGATCTACCCTGACGTCACCTACCACTTCGTCATCCGTCGCCTGCCGCTCTTCTACACCATCAACCTCATCATCCCCTGCCTGCTCATCTCCTGCCTCACGGTGCTCGTCTTCTACCTGCCCTCCGACTGCGGCGAGAAGATCACGCTCTGCATCTCCGTGCTGCTCTCGCTCACCGTCTTCCTGCTGCTCATCACCGAGATCATCCCGTCCACCTCGCTGgtcatcccgctcatcagcgagTACCTGCTCTTCACCATGATCTTCGTCACCCTCTCCATCGTCATCACCGTCTTCGTCCTCAACGTGCACCACCGCTCCGCCAGCACCCACAACATGCCCCACTGGGTGCGGGTGGTCTTTCTGGGCTGCGTGTCCCGGTGGCTTCTGATAAGCCGGCCCCTGCCCCCCTTGGAGCTCCGCGACCCCCCAGATCAGaagctctgcccctcctaccGCTGGCTGGAGACCAACGTGGATgcggaggagagggaggaggaggaggaaggcagatGGGCGTGTGCGGGTCATTCGTCCCCCTTCACAGGTGTCCCTTACAGCCATGGTGGTCGGCACCCAGGGGCCTCGGGTCCCAAGGCGGAGGCCCAGTTGCCGGAGGGTGGGCTCCTGCTGTCACCCCGCATACAGAAAGCACTGGAGGGCGTGCGCTATATTGCCGATCACCTGCGGGCCGAGGATGCTGACTCCTCA GTGAAGGAAGACTGGAGGTATGTGGCCATGGTCATCGACAGGATATTCCTCTGGTTGTTTATCCTCGTTTGCTTCCTGGGGACCGTCGGACTCTTTCTCCCTCCGTTCCTCGCTGGAATGATCTGA